CTGCGGTTCTCTTTCCATCTCCCAGATTCTAGCTGTCAGGACCCTTGCCTCCAGAGCTGCACCATTTGCATCAATTTGCATACATTACAGCTCTGTGAGGTTGGGCAGGAGAAGGACCCCCAGGGAAGGAGTGAGGGCgggtgggtggggagagcatCTTAGGCTGCTACCTGGGCAGCTGGGGTGGTCCTGGCAGGCTTCCCAAGCAAGAGGAGCAAAAGGGAGAGTGGGGTCCACAGTAGGCCCATCTTGCTGGTGCCCCAGAGGATACCAGTTTATAAGGGGGCCAAGCTGGTGGGAGAACGTGGAACAAGACTTCCTCCCATTGTCCCTTCCAAGGGACACCCCCCTTCTCCAAGTCGGAGCCAGCGGGAGGTGGAGGCATTTCTTCCCTCAGCCCCCGGGACCAGGATGGAGTCCAACTTTTGATCCTGGCCTCCAGGGCTCTGCAGCCGTCTCTCCAGACCTTTGGGTTCACATAGGACTTTTCTGCCTTTGAACCTTTGCTCGTTCTGTGCCTTCCATCTGGAATGCCCTCCTCTCCATCTCTACCTGTGAAGCCCCCCCCATCTGGTGAAGATCCAGCCCTAACACCATCTCCTCCAGGAGTCCTTCCCTGGTCCTTGTCAAGTGTTAAGAATGACCACggctagggggcacctgggtggctcagccggttaagcgtcccactttggctcaggtcatgatctcaccattcgtgggttcgagtcccacatcaggctgtgtgctgacagctcagagcctggagcctgcttcggatcctgtgtctccctctctgtctgcccctcccctgctcacattctgtctctcaaaaataaataaacattaaaaaaaaatttttgtaatgacCACGGCTACCATTTGTTGGGCACTTACTGCACTCCACAAGTCCTGCTGGGTGCTGTTTGTGCGTTGCCTCTGGTCCTTACACAGCTTGGCTCATAGTCATTATTGGCCCTGGGTTACATGCTtggcacaaagcaggtgctcaataaatattggttaaaggaatgaataaacaaggagaaaatgaggcccagaggcAGGACGGGGCTTGTGCCCTGACACTTGTCTGCCTGGGCCCACAGAGATCTCGCCCAAGCACCCCGCCAGGGAGAGAGGTACTCTTGACAAAGGGACTTCATACCCGCTCTCAAGTCTGTTGGGGAGCCCCTGGCAGGGCTTAGGAAGTAGTTACTAACATAGGCAGACCATTGAGTGGGCAGACTGTGCAGGGCAGGTCTGGAGGCTAGGAGGCCAGTGAGGGGGCAGTAGCCACAGTCCAGATGTGAGGACTGACGACTGAGCTGGAGAGGGACTTCAGGTgacaggaaagcagagagaggccTCATTTGCTTGTTCGTTCACTCATCCATtctttcactcactcattcattcatcaaacctTCCCTGAAAGCCTTCTCAAGCCCTCTCTTCTCAGTGcttgtgggagcagggagggctggGGTACAAAGCGGGTGTCAGAAGGTGGAGGCCGAGCTTGCCAGACAGGATGGGTCCATGAGATGGACTCTGAGATCCTGAAATTCCAATTCAAGGGatctctcctccccacattcTTCCACAGGTGTGCCAAGATTTGCAGACAAGCGTATTTATCATGtgctatttataatttaaaattttattttatttattttgagagagagagagagaggatgagtggggggaggggcagagagagagagagagagagagggagagagagagaatcccaagcaggctccgcgttgtcagcagggagcccgactcagggctcaaactcaggaaccatgagaccacgacctgagccaaaaccgagagctggacgcttgaccgactgagccacccaggttaccCCTGAAATGTGCTGTTTAAGCATAATTATTTCTGGGGAGTGGGACCAGGGGGAAAGGATTTCTCACTCTTTCTATAAGAAAAATCTGTATCGTCCTTTTGTTCCTTACAGGCATTTACTACTTTGGAAAAAGCAAACATCCGAAAGAAATTTCCTTAACTGATGGTAAAATCAGAAGGAGGTGGGGGCATTTCCTCCCTCAGCTCTGGAAAGGATGGGCATTATCCCTGCCAGCACTAAGTGCTGGGTGGAGAAGCCAAGGGAGGGCGATCCAGGCAGGAGAAACTTCGTGTATAAAGgcttggagaagagagaaagccagACAGGCTGGGAGGAAGAAAGATCCGAGTGTTGAGAAAGGGGCGCTCAAAGGGGAGGCTGATGTCGGAGACGGGGGCTTTGGTGGAAGTGTGGAAGGGGAAGGGCGAGGAGGTGACTGTTAGGCATGTCGATGGTGGCACGAGTGGGCAGGTGAGCGCTCTGTGAGGCCGAGGAGGAGCCGGAACTGCTGCGGGCCCCAGGGTCCCTCAGTGCCCTTCCAGCTGGAGTGCAGGGAGGCCGGGCCCAGGGGCAGGAAGTGGCGCGAACGCTGTGGGGTGATGGCGTCTGGAATGCGGATTGAGCTGGTGCATCCGCTCTGAATCTTCCCCAGAGCCCACGGAGACAGACACTGCTGttaccccactttacagatggggaagcacGGCCAGGGCTGGGAAATAACTTCCTCCAGTTCACACAGAGCAGTCAGGCTCCACCCGCTGACCTCGCCACCATCACCCTCTATGGCCTCTCCACTCCACTTCCTGGGACAATCATGGGATGAAATCAGATAACACCGTCAGACTCTTAGCCACATGCCCTGTTTCCAGCAAGTGCCCCAGCAGTGGGAGATGTTAtcagtcagggaagacttctgggcaggggtggggtgaagtggggtgggagagaagcGGAGGAGGTGGGCATGGGAGGGCAGGGGCTTTCCAAGAGGGCCTGAGTGAGGAAGGCCACGAGTACAGAAATGGCTGTTGAGTCCTAGGGGCATCTCCACCTTGGCATTGGGGCAGAGACCTAACTTTAGGAGCCGAGAGAGCCTGAAGATGCCTCTGTGGGGGAATTCTGAACTTCTGCTTATTCTGGAGTCAGAaaaacctggattcaaatcccagctctccccTGTCCTACTGCATGATCTTGAGCAAGTGTATCTACCTTTATGAGTCTCCACAGACTCATCTATAAAGGGCGGGGAAAGAGGGTTAAACACgtataacaaatgaaaatattaaaaaaaaaaaatttttttaatgtttatttttgagaccgagagagacagagcatgagcaggggagggacagagagagacggagacacagaatccgaagcaggctccaggctctgagctgtcagcacagagcccgatgcggggcttgaactcacgagcagtgagatcatgacctgagttgaagtcacacgctcaactgcctgagccacccaggcacccctgaaaatgttttaaaaggcgGCAGTAACAGTCCAAGGTTGAATTCTCATTAAGGAGAAGACAACAGCTGTACCCCAACCCCAACAAATCCACACAGCCCAagacacaggatgtgaagcaCAGTGCTGGAAAGAATTCCTTTATTTGGGGGCAGTGCCAGGTGGGTGGGAAGAGGCAGGCACAGACCCGTGCCAGGCAGGGGGCCCACAGGGATAATGGATAAGACGCGAGGTGGTTGAAGGATGCTCTCAGCTGCAGGTACCAGGCCCGGGACAGGAGGGGATGTCAGCTGCCAGGCACTGAGCCTGCTTAATGCCCACAGGGGCCAGAAATCGGTGGCCAAAGTTTTTCCCACCCCGGCACCTACAAGGGGGCCGAGAGGGCAGCCTCTTCGTCCTCCTTCCCCTCAGCGTGGAATCCAGGCCTGAAGGGGGTCAGATTCTGCAGAGGCCAGACAGAGAGGGCACTCAGGGCAGTGGCCCTGCCTCAGCCGGGCtgaggacccccacccccaggaagcaGGCAGTGGCTGGAAGAGCACACTTGAATGGAGGCTGCAGCAACCcgccccaccacacacacacggcacacgGGGGGCCTCAGAGCAGCCCCCCTTCTTAGAGGAAACCCAAACCGCACACACATCCCAGGCTCCTGCCTGCGGCCCCAGAGCTGCAGAACGAAGGCTTGCCTGGGCTACGTCACCTACTGGTTCTCCTCTCTGCTGGCAGCATGAGGGACAAAGACAGATGGGCTCAGTCGGGCTCTCAGACACAGGGTCCAGGCTGAGTCCTGGCCCCAgccagcaaggggcagagagaaccccACATGTTGAGAAGCGTGGCTCCCATGGGTGATGATGTGGGAAACACGCTGCCCTGCCCTTAGTGCTGCCCCATTGAGAAGACAGTGCACTGGCACTTAAAGGGGACCTAAAGGGCAAGAGTCAGGTGGGGGAAGTGAGCTGAGACCCTACTGGCAGGCCAGGTACTCACAGTGTCTGGTAGGTGCTGTCCTTGGCCTTGAGGAAGCGCAAGACGAAGAAGGCCGCTGCCTGCAGGCTCAGCACGAGCACGACGCCCCCAATGAAGCTGGCCCCATCAAAGCCAGGGCCGTGGGCTTCAGGGACTGGGGGGCTCCCTGCAGGGTGCAGGTCATAGCAGGCCACTGTGGACCAGGATCCTAGCCCTACCCCAATAACCAGCACAGGTCACCTGGAGGCCCCAGTCCTCAAAATGGGAGCCTTGAACAGCAGGCTCAGAAGTTCAGCCCAATCCTGTGGGCAGTTGGGAAGCGCCTGTTGGGAGGGGCagtgcctggggcaggggagggtgaggCCTTGGCTTCAGCCCTGGCTCTGCTCCCAGTTGCTCTGTGGCTTGATGTCTTTCAcgtcctctctgggcctcaggatCACATGGTCCTGATAGCAATGAGCTCCCTTCCAGCCCCCCTATCCCACGCTGGCCCGGCAGGGTGAGGATAGACCCAGAAGTTAAGCGTCTAGAGCCCTTCAGCTGAGAGTTTCTTTTGGCCTCGGGTCTCAGGGTTCAAAGCCCAGATACAGAGGATATAGTCCCTTTTCAGGACTCCTAAGTCCCCGGACCCTGGAGTCACCCAACATCCGAGCCcttagagaaggaagaaggggaggccCACACCCTACCAAGTGGGTCCATGGAGACTAGATGATGTATGTCAGAAGGAGAAGCTGGGTTCTGAGGGTGAGATCTGTCCAGTCACGTCACAGTTAAGACAGAGCCAGTCTCACAGCATCCCCTGACCCTTTCCCCTGCCTTGTCTTAGGGCCCACGGTTGCCaggctgtctgggtggctcccaGCTGTGCCATGTTAGCCATCAACTCCCACCACGGATTCGATTTCAGGCCCTAGGCCAGgtgccagggcagggcaggactgGTGGTAGAAGATCATTCTGGGGCACTGGAGAGGGGCCCAGCTAGGAGCTGGGTCCTCCTCCTGGAGGGTATAACTTGTGTAAGGGGGCCTGAGAATAGGAAGGGCAAAGGGGGTCCCAGCTCAGGGAGCTCCAGAGAAGGAcactggggggaggaggagagggaagaaatgagCTGCCCAAGACCGATCTGGGGCTCAGCCGGAGGAAGCTGGGCCATCAATAATTCAGCCTCCAAGATCAAGTTTCTGGCTTTAATTAACCAAAAGCCTCTGCAGCCATCCCTACCAAGTCTGGTGACCTCCAGGCCCTGAGGGGCAGTGGGAACCAAGGGGCAGAGTTCTTGCTTCCGCTCTGCCAGGAACCTGCTTTGTGACCCTCTCTGGACCCGGGGGCTGCAGTGGGCAGGTAGTCACTGCGCTGCACCTCGTTGGCAACCTGAGCCACACACCCTTCAGCACCAAGGGCAGGTTCTGAGAGTCAGCCCGAGCTCCCAGAACTGCTGGTGTTGGGGAGAAGGGATGGCAACCATCATTTCCCGATTGTTTCTATGTGTCAGACATTGAACTAGGCGCCGTACACCTGCTCATAAAATTCTCGCAGCAACTCTGTGAGGGATTAcccaacccattttacagatgtggaaacttcTTCTCAGCAGAAGTCACagggctgaggtcacagagcatGTAGTGCCTGAGCCCGGCTCTGTCTTTGCTGGCAACTCTAGTCCTCCCACCGCTACCGTTCTCCCAGGTAGCACCTACCTGTTGTGACTGTCTTTGGTTCAtaggtggggtggtggtgggcagCTGGAAAGACAAGGGAATCCATACAAAgccagccctcccattctctgaCCCCCACCAAGACCCCAGCCCAGGCTAACGGCCAGACTTCTGACTCAGATCAGGCTCCCTGGTCCGGGTCCAGGTCCACCTGACATACTTTCAAGCCTTAGTTCACACAGCTCTTCCACCAGAAGTggcctctctccatctctacctCCATCTCTGATGCCACCCCCTCCAAcaagccctccctccccactcccttctgAACTTCTGATTCTGAAGTCCTGTGTTTTAAATTAGGCAAGATAACTCCTCCATCCCCTCTACACATCTGTCCTGGACCCTCTGGCTGTGCCAAttttcagatgggaaaacagGCCAGAAAGGGGAAGGGATTTCTCAGTGAGCTAAAGGCAGAAACGCAAGTGGACCCCACTTCGTGGGCAGTCTGCTCCCAGATACAGATGATATAGTCCCTTTTCAGGACTCCTAAgtccccagagcctggagtcactGGAGACCCTGGAAAGAGGCCGATTCCTTCCTGAAGGGCAGGCTCTAGCTTGGGGACACCGTAGTCCCCTCTCTCCAACTTAGACCAGTGGGAGTCCTCTTACCTGGACACGACTCTGAGCGGTTGTAGACAGAGCAACCCTCCTTGACCACCTCAGCTGGGGCCACACAGTGTCCTGGTGGGAGAAGGTGTAAGGGCGGGATCTGGGGAGAGCGGCCGAGGCTCTGAGGTGCAGAACTGGGGGCACTTGACTTGGGGAGGGCCCAACTCCATACCTGGCTCCTCTGGCTGACACTGCTCCCACACGCAGCCAGAGAGGTTGTGTGCTTTGTGCCCCTCCACACAATGCTCACAGAGCTTGAACTGTTTGCAGGCCCCCGGGACAGCTGGCCAGATGTTCATGCGGAGCAGGGCTCCCCGCCCAAAGCCTCGAGCTCCTTTACCTGGGAGTGGGAGCAACTCCTTGAAACTGAGCTGCAGCCGCTTCCCCACCACCGTGGCTCTCCCCGTTTGCACACATACACTCACCTGGATCCGCTAAGCCCCACTACACACCTGGAGTTTCCACAAACACATGGCTACACACACCCACAACCTCCCCCACATTCATCCAGAGTCCCCTTCCTTTGCATACACCTGGGGTTCCCTGATCCGTGTAGAACTGCTGCCCCCAGACACACCTGAAGCCCCTAATCCCCCAACCCCTGGAGCCTATTACATACTCCTAGCTCCACACAGGGCTAGAACCCCCTTCAACTACCCCTAGAGCCCCGAACTCGTCTGGAAaatcccctcctgccccccacccccaggccagaCTGCTCCAGAAGAGGCGGCTGGATGAAGGGCAcgctccccctgccccagcccgggCTGGGCCCTCAACCAGATCCTGGTCCTCGTTACCAGCCACAGCGAGCTGGGCACACAGGAGGAGGCAGCAGCAGCCGCCACAGAGCGCGGCCCGTAAGGCGCGGGGTCCCGGCGCGGCcatgggcggggcgggggctgaGGGTCGGCGGAGAGCTGGTGTGATGCGTCCCTCGCGGACTCGGCTCCGCTGGGGTGTGGGGAGCGAGACCCAGGCAACCTGGGCGTGGCCAGGTGGGCGTGGTTATTCTGGGGCGGAGCCAGTGGCGCGGCCGGGGTGGGGCCAGGTCGTCGGGGGCGGGGCCAGGTAGGGGCGTGGTTGATGGGTGTGGCCTGGTGGAACTCGGTTGGGCGATCTGGGGCGGGGCTCGGACAAAAGGGGGCGGGATCCAACGCTAGCCTCACACCTGGTCCTGGGAGCCCCCACCAACGGCTTCACGAAAACTCTGCTCGGTAGAGAGTTATTAGCcctatttcacaggtgaggaaactaaggctcagaaaagGTGAGTGGGTAGGCGGAGGTCACAGTGGCAAAATCTGGATTCCACGCGAGGTTACATCCTCGCAGGCCGGGCCTTGTCGAGTGAACCTCACCAACCAGGCTCCACGACTGGGGGACTGGCTTCAGCGGGCCCCTAGGCTCTGGCTGCCCGCCTTGCTTCACCCCTTGCGTCGTACTCTCTTCTGCCCCTCAGCCTCCCACGTCTGCCTCCAACACACCACACTCTCTGGTCTCATTATTAGTAGGACAGTTGGGACTTTACGCAGCCTCCTCCCCTTCAGCCTCAACTCCTGCCCTGGCACCGGCCTCTTCTGGTTCTTCCCCCTCTGCGGCTACTTCTCAGGTTCCTCGGAGggcacctcctctctctctttcccccctcctcttTCACGTCCactctcctgccccttctctgctgctcctcctccttttcctctttccccctcttcttccccGGTGGCCCGGTTCCTTCCTGAGCCCTAGTCCACCTCTCCTGGGGCCATTTGGGCCATTCCTCCGCCATTAGTTCCCATCTGAAAGCCATCAGGTCTCATAGCGCcatctccagccccctccccagctgccaCCTGTAACTAATACATACTTCACACTTTTGACCTCTTACTattagcagaatatacattccaCTAAGTGCTTTTACCTGCAGCTTCTCATCTAATGTCCACAACTGCCCTCTAGGCGTGGGTTTTGTTATCCCCAATCTGTGGGCTTTGGAGgtaaaatcaggggcacctggctggctcaggcagaagagcacgcggctcttgatctcggggtcgtgagttcaagccccacgatgggtgtagcgattactaaaaataagcaaataaactaaaaaaagtaaaaatcaccgGCTCAGGGGCACATAGTTGCAAAGAGGGGGGCCAGGATGTACGCCCAGGATCCAGTGGGTCCCTCCACCTGAGTATGCCTCAGGTCTCTGaaactgctctctttctcttccccactcagGGAAGCTCCTGAATGGAAACCAAGATCTCGTCTccatcccctctctctgtctcagccaCATCAGCTCTTTCCCTCTTCAGAGACTTCGTACTGGTGTGCCTTCTCCTTGaaactcttcttttctctcttcagtgACTTGTTCCATGACCTCCCTGCTTCAAAGAGGGCCCCTGGTTATCCTCCATGctacttcctttttccttcagaATATGTAGCATAGGTATAACGAATTACTCTTTTGTTTCCTAGGCTATAATTCCTATGAAGGGAGAAACCCTGTTTATCTTCTTCTGTAGTTAACTCCCTATACACTTAAGGGCTAAGTAggtgtttatttgggggggggttcttttttttctttaatatgaaatttattgtcaaattggtttccatacatcagccagtgctcatcccaacaaagtAGGTGTTTATTAAGTAACCATATTGTATCGTGTTGTGACTGTGTACATGTTAGTCTGTCCTTCTGGTCTGTGAGACCCTCAAGGACCCCCTAGTTAATATCAGGTTAAGTGTCTACTTATAGATTGTGCGTCTTTCCCCCATCAGAATGGAAGCTCTGTGAAGAAGCCAAGGatttttgttcattgctgtatcccCTGGGCCTAGAACCATGCCTGGAAAATAGCACAATGCTCAATAACCATTTATTGCATGTTGAAAATGCAGGGATGTGGGGGTGCCGGtttggctcaggtggtagagGATGtgttgatctcagtgttgtgagtttgagccccatgtgtggCATGGAGTttacttacaaaataatttttttttacagagagagaaataacatGCAGGGATGTGGCCAGATCATCTCTCTGTCCACAGCACCCACTCGAAGCCCAGGGAATTTTCAGTGAATACtggctgaatgaacaaatgggtCTGTGCTAAGAATGTGTGCGCTGATGATGCCCAGATTCTTGGGGCTTGGACACGGAGCTTGTGTGAATATTATCTGTGCCTCGGCCACACACCCACCGCCAATGAGAGCCTAGGCCCATGGGATTCCCCTGATTGGAGAGCGTATGGTAAAGGAAGAAGTCTTACCTGGAGGCGAGCGCTCACGGCCATCTGGTGGTCACCTGGGGAACTGCAGGTATTGTCAGCCCTGGTTAAATTTCACTCCCCGCTGCTTCAGGGGAGACGGTGATGTTTAGGATAGAATGGAAGGCACAGTGGATTTGGCTACGCATACACTGgcttcagatcccagctctgccatctactctgtgatttggggcaagtccTTCAGCTTCTTTAGACTTCAACTATGAAATGGGGATGCAGGGTTGTTGTAAGCCCTTCGATCTAGTCTGGCACCTGGTAGCTGGGAAGGACTGGACAGGGTATCGGCAgtgggaaggaagcaaggaggtATGGCAGAGGGcataaggaggaaagaagaggaggggccGCACGGTAGCCCTTTAGAGAAGAGAGACCCAGTTGGCAGTGTTGGCCTCCATCGTCCCATTGATATAGGGCAGTTTAGAGCGTGGAGAGAGTGCCCATGTGAAAATCCATAACTTTGCTTGAGTCTCTGGGGTTTCTCATGACTAGAAATATCActgccctcttctctttcctggcTGCCTGAGGACCAAGTTCCATCTTGAACGACACTGTAACTCTATGGATCCGGGCGTTCTAACCAACCAACTACTTCAGTGGAAGCATGGTCACTGATGTTCTTTGCCCTGAGAAGGCAACAGTACCTAAGACAGAACTTTGAGAAAAACTAGCCAAACTGTACAAGACCACACCAGCTGTCATCTTTATATTCTGAGTCAGAACCCACTTTGGTGGTGGCACAACTGGCTTGGGCCTGATTTACAATTCCTTGGattatgcaaagaaaaatgaacccaaagagaGCCTTGCAGAACGTGGGCCGCATGAGAAGAAAAAGACCTCAAGAAAAGAGCGAATGGCACAggagaacagaatgaagaaagtcAGGTCTCCACACAGGCCAATGTTGGTGTAGACAAACAGAAGAAGTAAAGATTCTGCCATGACTATCTGTGGTGATTGTGCAAACTTTTCATGAGAGGATTAATAagctatgaacatttttttttaatgtttatcttgagagagcgcatgcacaagttggggaggggcagggagggaggggagacagagaatctgaggcaggtcccacactgtcagtgcacagcctgatgtgggtggggctcgaacccacaaaacgtgagatcatgaccggagccgaaatcaagagttggatgcttaactgactgagccacctaggcacctctacttattgagagagagagagagagagagtgcgaatgCGTTcacgtgagcagggaggagcagagagaaagagggagagagagaatcccaagcaggctctgcgatgtcagcgcagagcccaaagctccatctcatgaacccatgagatcatgacctgaatcgaagtcaagagttggaagcaTAACTGAGATACCCAGCCGCCccgtctttttttaatgtttatttatgaaaaaaagttttaataaaggaCCATAACTGCTACTGAGAATGACAGAAGACAGTCCCTCATGCCACTCTTTCCTGCCTACCTCCCAGCCACCTTTACGCATCCCTGAGACCAGCTGGGTGGTTGTTGGGACCCAGCTCTGATGGGGGAGAGAGCAGATACCTGAGGTCTGGGGGACTGATGGCCCTGTATTCTCTCTCTATGGCGACCCCACTCTCTTGACAGTGTGCCTATCattattctcctctctctctagaTGCTGCTTTTTACTTTAACCATCCAATCAACAAGTGTTTGTTGAACGCCTACTAAATAGCCAGGTTCTGTTCTCAGCCCAGAGCAGAACAAAGTCTCTAccttcatgaagcttacattctggTGGGGCTGACCCGTAGTAAAAAAGAAGCTACGTGCATAAACAGATAATGTAAGGAGGGGTTAGtgctctgaaaaataagaaatcaaggaaagtgggggagagagtgatggggggaggggtaaTCGAGGACAGATGTCAGGGAAGCCTGCTTCAGAAGAAGTGACTTGAAGGCAAAGTCCTGAAGGAAGTGAAGGGGTTctagggagagggaggaaattgGCAAGGACACATCCACAGTCTGTGCCCTCAGCGGCCATGTTCCCTGGGGCTTTTTTCCTCACTCTCCGCTCCCTCCCCTGCGTGGTATCATCTACCCCTAGAACCTCAATTATTACCTGCACATCTGTGCCTCCCAGGCGTCCTCCTCCTGCCAGGTATACAATTGG
This Lynx canadensis isolate LIC74 chromosome C1, mLynCan4.pri.v2, whole genome shotgun sequence DNA region includes the following protein-coding sequences:
- the CD164L2 gene encoding CD164 sialomucin-like 2 protein, which translates into the protein MAVSARLQVAWVSLPTPQRSRVREGRITPALRRPSAPAPPMAAPGPRALRAALCGGCCCLLLCAQLAVAGKGARGFGRGALLRMNIWPAVPGACKQFKLCEHCVEGHKAHNLSGCVWEQCQPEEPGHCVAPAEVVKEGCSVYNRSESCPAAHHHPTYEPKTVTTGLGSWSTVACYDLHPAGSPPVPEAHGPGFDGASFIGGVVLVLSLQAAAFFVLRFLKAKDSTYQTL